The stretch of DNA CCACCTTCTGATTTTTCGACGAAGCCGGCTATAACTGGAAAGGGCTATGCTCAAACTGTCATCGTCCAAGATTTTCCGATGGAACGCGCTGCGCTTCGTGCATGGCTGGAAGACGGAAATAAAGTTGTCGCCGCAATGGACGGAGGTGAGGACTTTGCCGGGCCTGTGGATGCCGTTTACTTTGAGGGGGAGTGGCCCAGCACAGGCGCAACGCGCCGTGTTGAGCTAAGTGATGGTCACTTTGTATTAGAAAAAGTTTTATCCAATACAGAGGCCGCCTTTGAGTACCAAATTTGGAATGCCACAAATGAAGTTGGTAAAAATGTTTCCTATGTTCACGGCATACAGGCTTTTGAGCCATTATCAGACTCAGAAACAAGGATGACCTGGACGTATAAGGTGAAACCAAATGCTGGTTTCAAGCGGCCATTTGTTCAGCGTTTTGTTAATAATCAAATGCAACCCATGCTCTCGGGCGCCCTTACGACGCTGGCTGAAGATGCTCAGGATCTGAGCGGCGCTGCATCTACCAATGCTGAGTGATAAATTTGTACCCTCGCGAGCAATTGCGTCAGTAGCGCAAACTGTAGGCCGCGTAGCCTCCAGCGCAACGCCCACAAGCGGAATATCTCTAACCGATGCGCCTGATTTTAGCTCTCTGTCTCTCGTTGGACGGATGCGAATATGCGGAACCTCGGCCTCCAGCCGTATATTCTCGGGCCTGATATTGGCCAATTCGCTTGGTCTGCATCCAGTCTCAATAAGGGCCATGCAGAGGAGTGCGCCTTGCCTATTAAGGCCTTCAAAAACATCTGACGCGAGTATGCGTGACCTAACCCAATCGTCTTTGAAGGGCAGAACCTTCGTTATAATTTTGTCCTTGAACCGCATATTGCGAAAAGGGTTCTCACGCTCTTCTTCGCCGATGTGCTCAAAATATCGGCGGTAAAGTTTACGTAAACTGCCCAAGTCTTTGTTGCCGCTACTGCCGCTCATAGGCTTGGAGCCGTCCTTCGGATGGATGCGCTCATGCCAGAATTTACGAACAGCATGAGCATGTTCGCGGGTAATATCCCGCATATCTATATCGCCATTTATGGTCACGAAGTTCGCCACAGCGCGGCGTTTGATTTTGGAAAAGTTCTTTACTTGCTCTGGTGACTTACTGGCGAGTTCGTCGGCGACGATCTCTGACAAGTATAAATCCATGGCCTGCGTGATGGTCGCGGATGGCGTCTTAGCAACGCCTAGCAAGGCTTCGGCGTCCTGCGCTTCTTTGGGCTGCGGCGCTTCCTGTAATGGCGCTATGGCTTGCAAGCGGCTTAATAAATCCGAGACCGTATCGCGCGAAATCAAGCTATCCATTGGCTCATAGTTGAACCCTAGCGAGCGGGCATGTTGGCTTACGTCGCGGAAGTGGACTTCTCTCGGTGTTGACGTGAAACTGCTCGGCATTATCTTGTGCCAGCGTTGCTCGTCTTCATCGGCGCATATGTCCCGCCGCTGGCGGGCAACCTTGCGGCTATCTGTATCGAGGGAGCGGTATATCAATGTGCGGTCGTCTATGTGGCTGACGGCCTTGGGCACGCGCCGCACATAATGCCATATATCACCGCGTAGCCGTAGGTACTGGTCGGGTCGTCTAATCGCCTTCAACCTGCCATCTCCTGTGTAGCCTTTTGTAAGGCAAGAAGTGAGGCAAATCGCGCGAGTTACCGTATGGAAAGTAAAGGAAAGAGGGATTTTCCGAGACTTTTCAGAGGCTTACGCAACTTGCTATGATAGGAAAATGGTGCCCCCACACAGCACGATGCTAAGTGATAAAAACAATATAAAACAATATGTTAAATAGGTCAAATCCAGAATTGTGGCACAGCATGTTTCATCATTTGTGGCACGCTTCTCTAACGTATGAACACGGTTTCGCAGAGAAGTTTTTTGATTGAACATTCTTGCAAATGTGAGTCCCAATAACGGACTCATACTATGAATTTATGACGCGGGTTCTGCAGGAATCATTCAAAGAGGTTTTGCTTATCCGGTGCCAGTCTTTCCTTCCCATAGTAGCCAAAGAGAGGTCCAGGTAAGTATCGAAAGCGACATACCTTAATGGACAATTCAGGCTATTAAATAAGTTCAATGACCTAAAGAGGTCTGCGTGTGTCGTATGTGTGCACTCCGAAATAAGACATCTAGTAAATTAGGGTGATTATGGCTTGGTTGGATGAGTATTCATTTAGAAGGCTGCACTCGACAGTGATACGACTTACTCCATCAGTAAGCGCGATAAAGAAAGCAAAGAGTAATTGACATGGTTTGCTCCAAAATATCTTAACTACAACCGTTTGTAAAATTCTGGTCTTATGATAAGTCTAATCGCGAAAACTGAGACCGGAATTCAGATATGAATAAAAATTTCTCAAAAGATGCCTATAACGGATATTCTATATATCAGGTTTACCCCAGATCATTTCAGGATACGACCGGTAATGGAGTAGGAGACCTAAACGGCATTCGATCGAGACTTGACTACATCGCGAAACTCGGTGTTGATATCGTCTGGATTTCTCCATTCTTTAAAAGCCCCATGAAAGACTTCGGATATGATGTGTCCGATTACGAAGAGATAGATCCGCTATTTGGGACTATAGACGATTTTAAAAGTTTATTGAAGGAAGCCCACGCGCTGGGTCTGCAAGTTATGATTGATCAAGTTTGGTCCCATTCATCAGATCAGCATATTTGGTTTGAAGAGAGCCGTCGTGATGATCAGAACCCAAAGGCAGACTGGTATGTATGGGAGGATGCAAAGCCGGACGGAAGCCCTCCTAATAATTGGCTTTCCGTATTTGGCGGCCCTGCCTGGACTTGGGATTCTGGGCGACACAAATATTACCTTCATAATTTCTTGAAATCGCAGCCCGATCTCAATCTTCATAATTCGGAGGTTCAAGACGCGATCCTTGATGTGGCCAGGTTCTGGTTTGATCTGGGAGTAAATGGTTTCCGGTTGGATGCCTGTTCTTTTTATTTTCATGATCAATTGTTGCGGGATAATCCCATCAAGGAAAACGTACCCCAAGGGCCGAAGCCACATGACTGGCAAGCTCACAAATATTGCCGAAGTCAGCCTGAAAACCTCGATTTTTTGAAACGAATCCGAACACTGGCAGATGCTTATGGAGGTAAGTTACTGCTCGGGGAAATTGGCGATGACGATGGCCTGCGTCAACAAGTTGATTATACGCGGGGTTCACACTTGCTCCAAATGGCTTACAGCTTCGATATGCTAAAGCCCGACGGCTCTGTGGAGTATCTCTATGGTCTATTATCGCGTTGGTTGAGTTATGGCGAAGGTCGGCCTGTATGGGCGCTTGGAAATCATGATGTCCCGCGACTAGCCACTCGATGGGGCGGCGCAGAACCTAATCCACAACAGCTGCGTATGTTCATCGCGTTCCTCGTCTGCTTAGATGGGCCTTTTTGTATTTATCAGGGAGAAGAGCTAGGATTAGAAGATGTTGAAATACCATTTGAGGAACTTGTCGATCCCGATGGTTTGTCCATGTGGCCAAAATACAAGGGCCGCGACGGATGTCGGACGCCCATGGTTTGGGATAACCAACAACAAAACGCTGGATTCAGCAAAGGGGAAAAACCCTGGCTCAGAGTAGGGAAGACCCATCTCTCGAAAAGCGTTGATCTACAGGAGAAAGACGCGGGATCACTTCTTAATCATTATCGGAATATGCTGGCTTGGCGCAGGAATGATGTGTGTCTTCGTCAAGGTCAAATGAGTCTGTTTCCGAAAAACAGCAGTTTCATAGCCTGGAAACGGGTGTTGGATAAAACTGGTTATGTTTGCGTTTTTAATTTTACGGATCAATCAACCACTGTTGATGCTTCGGAGTTCTGGGAGACTTGTTCTATAAAGCTGTTGAAAGGGGAATCTGTCCTCTTAAAGGAACAGTTGGAAATAGAACCATTCGGGTGGGGGTGTTTCGAGGTCGATGTCGAGACATGAGCCGTCTTTGCAGGGCATTCCGCATCAACTATTGCTTCTTCAATTAAGATGTTCACATCAGCGCTTTCACTCGATATGCCTTAACATATGCCAGAAAAAGGGAGACGATGAGAACTGTGAAAAAGTTGTGTTTGGTGTTATGCGCGGGTGTTTTTATGGTGGGGTGCGAGAGCGTTCCACAGAATAATGACGTTATGAGATGGCAGGTAAAAACGAGTTCTGGCGTGATTTCCGGCAAACAGTCGGCCAACGGCACGGAAGCCTTTCTAGGTATTCCTTATGCGGCGGCGCCTATAGGAGACCTGCGATGGCGCGCGCCTCAGCCAACGGAGCCGTGGCGTGGAGTTTTCCCGGCTACCGAATATGGTAGTGATTGCGCGCAAATTCCGTTTCCCAGCGATGCGGCCCCATTAGGAACAGAGCCTTCAGAGGACTGTCTGTTTATGAATGTCTGGCGCCCCGCAGGCGCGAAAGCAGGTGATGATCTGCCCGTTATGGTCTGGATTCATGGAGGTGGTTTTGTCAATGGAGGGGCTTCACCTGATACGTATTCAGGTGAGTATATCGCAGACCAGGGAATAATTTTTGCCAGTTTTAATTATCGTTTGGGCCGATTTGGCTTTTTTGCTCATCCCGCCTTACAAGAGGACGCAACGGACGCAGAAGTCAGCGGAAATTTTGCCCTATTAGATCAGGTCACGGCTCTGACCTGGATAAAAGATAATATAAGCGATTTTGGCGGAGATCCGGATCGTGTTACATTGATTGGCGAAAGTGCCGGCGGAATGTCGGTTCACGCTATGCTGACATCGCCTATGGCGAAAGATCTCGTCCATGGCGTCGTCATACAATCCGGGGCGGACGGTGATATTTCCGGTGAGAATGCAGACAGTGCGAAGCAAAAAGCTATAAATTTTGCGCAGTCGAAGGGCATCCACGGGGAAGGCGTTTCAGCCGCTACCGCGTTGCGTGAATTGAGTGTCGAAGATGTGATCGATGGCTTTAATCTTGACACCATGTTTACAGCCATGTTCAGACCTGATTTGGATTTGCCGCCTGGACCCGGTTCTATGGTCGCGGATAGAAATGTGGCTGTTAACATGATCGACGAATATAGACGGGGCACATTCCCAAAAGTGCCTGTCATGATTGGCCCAACAAGTGATGATATTGGCGGACCGGAAGGTTTTATGATCAAAGGTGCTCTAGACGTTGCGGACGCCATGGCAGAAGCAGGTGCTCCGGTTTGGCATTATACATATGATTACGTCGCTGAAAGTATCCGTACGCCCGAGACCAAGGGCGCAGCGCATGCCAGTGAAATTCCGTTTTTCTTCGGAACGGTCAATGAAAAATACGGGGCAGAGACGGACGATAAAGATCGCAGAGCGAGTGAAACCGTATTGAATTATCTTGTCAATTTTACCAAGAGTGGAAACCCAAACGGAGAGGGATTGGTTGAGTGGAAACGTTTCAATGAGCAACGAAGCTCGCTCATATTTGATATGGACGGTGGCGCGACACCGACCTCAAAATAGGAACAAACTCCACCAAAGGCTCGGGTCTCAAATGTTCCGTTTTACTCTGATATGGCGCTAAACTTCAGAACGATACATCGCTCTGCTTTCATAAAGGGCAGCCTAATTCCAACCTGACATAAGACGTCTCCCGAGAACTTTTTCCCTTGAGAGTCCAATGATAGAAACTCTTTTCCGGTGAAACCGTCAAACTGACCTTTTTGAGGATCGACCCTTTCAACGAAATATTGTGTCCTCAAATCGACCATTGGCAAACTGACGTAAGGGGGGAAACGTTGTTCAGTCGGTTGCATTCGGAAAATGAAGGCGTAAAACTTATCTTTATTGCCAAGGACCTGCCAGGCCACATGGTCGCCGACATTGCCTCGCCAAACCTGTCCCGTATGCGTGATGTTCCTAATATTTTTATATAGGTTGACCCAGGATTTTATCTTCTCTTTTTCGGGCTCAGGAATTTTTCGCGGGTCCAGTTCTATTCCAAAATGCCCAATAATCGCCATGGCTGCTCTGAAGTCCATATTCTGACTTCGGCCGGTTGAATGGGCAGGCGAAGCACCGATGTGAGTGCCCATTATTTCTGGCGGAAGATATTCAAGAAATCCGTCTTGTATGCGTTTTCGTGAGACAGCATCAATGCAATCACTCGCCCAAACTCTGTGAGTAAGCCGAAGGATGCCTGCATCAATCCGGCCGCCACCTCCAGCACAAGCTTCAATCTCAACGTTGGGATATGCGTCGCGGATTGTTTGAAAAAGCGCATAACTGGCATTTATCTGATCTGTGTAAACAGCGAAGCCATCAGATCCGGCTTGCGTCAGATCCCGGTTATGATCCCATTTCAAATAATCAATGGGCAGGTTTGTTAACAGGCTTTCTATTTTTTCAAAAAGATAGTTTTGAACGTCTCTATTCGTCATGTCCAAAACCAATTGGTTTCGGGACTCTAACGGGGTTCTTTGTGGTAATTGTAAAGCCCACTGGGGATGTTTTTCAAAGAGCCGACTTTTTGGGTTAACCATTTCAGGTTCCACCCATAAGCCAAATTCCATGCCTAAGCTTTTCACATGATTTGCAAGGGGCGCTAAGCCATCAGGATATTTGTCAGCATCGGCCCACCAATCGCCCAGAGATGATGTGTCGTCATGGCGGCCTGCGAACCAGCCATCATCGACGATAAAGCGTTCCACCCCCAAATCAGCGGCCGAGCTGGCAAGCTCCATGAGGTCCTGTTCATTATGGTCGAAATATAAACCTTCCCACGTATTTAGGTGAACGGGGCGAGGTGACATTTGCCCTGAAGTCCATAACGGACTTAGAGAGCGCATATGATTTATGAGGTTTTGCGCGACGCCATTTTCACCGTTTTCGGAAAAGCTTACCAACCACTCTGGGGATTTTATTTGTTCGCCTGTTGCAAGCCGGATTTCTCCCGGAGCGTACCATGCACCGCTTTGCCAGATGTAAAATCCATAGTCGCACCATTCAATCAATTGTTCGTGATTGCCAGACCAGGCGAGATGGGCCGCCATGACTGGCCCTGAGAAACCGCCCGTTGTCGGTGACATTACGCGGGCATAAGGTGGGCAGTCGTGCGAAGTCAGCCCTCTGCGGTTAATACGTTGCCAACCGGATCGGGTGATTCCATCGCTGACGGGAATAAACTCATTATTATGGCGACCGGTAAAGCTGTTAACACGATTGAAATGTGATTGAACCGGAATTGAGCCAGCCATTAACCTGTCGACATTTAAAGTTTCAGAACCCAGATTTTTTACGGTTGTCTGAAAGGCATATACATCGAATTCGGGTTCAAGTCTGATAGTTTGGATAAACTCAATCTGAGCGACCTTATCCAA from Fretibacter rubidus encodes:
- a CDS encoding DUF6538 domain-containing protein gives rise to the protein MKAIRRPDQYLRLRGDIWHYVRRVPKAVSHIDDRTLIYRSLDTDSRKVARQRRDICADEDEQRWHKIMPSSFTSTPREVHFRDVSQHARSLGFNYEPMDSLISRDTVSDLLSRLQAIAPLQEAPQPKEAQDAEALLGVAKTPSATITQAMDLYLSEIVADELASKSPEQVKNFSKIKRRAVANFVTINGDIDMRDITREHAHAVRKFWHERIHPKDGSKPMSGSSGNKDLGSLRKLYRRYFEHIGEEERENPFRNMRFKDKIITKVLPFKDDWVRSRILASDVFEGLNRQGALLCMALIETGCRPSELANIRPENIRLEAEVPHIRIRPTRDRELKSGASVRDIPLVGVALEATRPTVCATDAIAREGTNLSLSIGRCSAAQILSIFSQRRKGAREHGLHLIINKTLNKWPLETSIWFHLIRPGHPCF
- a CDS encoding alpha-amylase family glycosyl hydrolase, which produces MNKNFSKDAYNGYSIYQVYPRSFQDTTGNGVGDLNGIRSRLDYIAKLGVDIVWISPFFKSPMKDFGYDVSDYEEIDPLFGTIDDFKSLLKEAHALGLQVMIDQVWSHSSDQHIWFEESRRDDQNPKADWYVWEDAKPDGSPPNNWLSVFGGPAWTWDSGRHKYYLHNFLKSQPDLNLHNSEVQDAILDVARFWFDLGVNGFRLDACSFYFHDQLLRDNPIKENVPQGPKPHDWQAHKYCRSQPENLDFLKRIRTLADAYGGKLLLGEIGDDDGLRQQVDYTRGSHLLQMAYSFDMLKPDGSVEYLYGLLSRWLSYGEGRPVWALGNHDVPRLATRWGGAEPNPQQLRMFIAFLVCLDGPFCIYQGEELGLEDVEIPFEELVDPDGLSMWPKYKGRDGCRTPMVWDNQQQNAGFSKGEKPWLRVGKTHLSKSVDLQEKDAGSLLNHYRNMLAWRRNDVCLRQGQMSLFPKNSSFIAWKRVLDKTGYVCVFNFTDQSTTVDASEFWETCSIKLLKGESVLLKEQLEIEPFGWGCFEVDVET
- a CDS encoding carboxylesterase/lipase family protein yields the protein MRTVKKLCLVLCAGVFMVGCESVPQNNDVMRWQVKTSSGVISGKQSANGTEAFLGIPYAAAPIGDLRWRAPQPTEPWRGVFPATEYGSDCAQIPFPSDAAPLGTEPSEDCLFMNVWRPAGAKAGDDLPVMVWIHGGGFVNGGASPDTYSGEYIADQGIIFASFNYRLGRFGFFAHPALQEDATDAEVSGNFALLDQVTALTWIKDNISDFGGDPDRVTLIGESAGGMSVHAMLTSPMAKDLVHGVVIQSGADGDISGENADSAKQKAINFAQSKGIHGEGVSAATALRELSVEDVIDGFNLDTMFTAMFRPDLDLPPGPGSMVADRNVAVNMIDEYRRGTFPKVPVMIGPTSDDIGGPEGFMIKGALDVADAMAEAGAPVWHYTYDYVAESIRTPETKGAAHASEIPFFFGTVNEKYGAETDDKDRRASETVLNYLVNFTKSGNPNGEGLVEWKRFNEQRSSLIFDMDGGATPTSK
- a CDS encoding alpha-galactosidase, whose protein sequence is MVGQNRHIKPTPNASKHMISKIISLQGRGTSLILETEGNALPIWRYFGAKLSADPDFASWQDTTPRASFSLDKNQPFRTIPLFGNGWFNTPAFTAHRHGRDWAHEISECRVQTSNKEISIVSLDKVAQIEFIQTIRLEPEFDVYAFQTTVKNLGSETLNVDRLMAGSIPVQSHFNRVNSFTGRHNNEFIPVSDGITRSGWQRINRRGLTSHDCPPYARVMSPTTGGFSGPVMAAHLAWSGNHEQLIEWCDYGFYIWQSGAWYAPGEIRLATGEQIKSPEWLVSFSENGENGVAQNLINHMRSLSPLWTSGQMSPRPVHLNTWEGLYFDHNEQDLMELASSAADLGVERFIVDDGWFAGRHDDTSSLGDWWADADKYPDGLAPLANHVKSLGMEFGLWVEPEMVNPKSRLFEKHPQWALQLPQRTPLESRNQLVLDMTNRDVQNYLFEKIESLLTNLPIDYLKWDHNRDLTQAGSDGFAVYTDQINASYALFQTIRDAYPNVEIEACAGGGGRIDAGILRLTHRVWASDCIDAVSRKRIQDGFLEYLPPEIMGTHIGASPAHSTGRSQNMDFRAAMAIIGHFGIELDPRKIPEPEKEKIKSWVNLYKNIRNITHTGQVWRGNVGDHVAWQVLGNKDKFYAFIFRMQPTEQRFPPYVSLPMVDLRTQYFVERVDPQKGQFDGFTGKEFLSLDSQGKKFSGDVLCQVGIRLPFMKAERCIVLKFSAISE